A region of Ictidomys tridecemlineatus isolate mIctTri1 chromosome 4, mIctTri1.hap1, whole genome shotgun sequence DNA encodes the following proteins:
- the Ppp1r14b gene encoding protein phosphatase 1 regulatory subunit 14B has translation MADSGPAGGAALAAPAPGPGGGGPGPRVYFQSPPGAAGEGPGGADDEGPVRRQGKVTVKYDRKELRKRLNLEEWILEQLTRLYDCQEEEIPELEIDVDELLDMETDDTRAARVKELLVDCYKPTEAFISGLLDKIRGMQKLSTPQKK, from the exons ATGGCGGACAGCGGCCCCGCGGGGGGCGCGGCGTTGGCGGCCCCGGCCCCTGGGCCGGGCGGTGGTGGCCCTGGGCCCCGCGTGTACTTTCAGAGCCCCCCTGGGGCGGCAGGCGAGGGCCCGGGCGGTGCGGACGACGAGGGCCCAGTGAGACGCCAAGGGAAGGTCACCGTCAAGTACGACCGCAAAGAGCTACGGAAGCGCCTCAACCTAGAGGAGTGGATCTTGGAACAGCTCACGCGCCTCTACGACTGCCAG GAAGAAGAGATCCCAGAGCTGGAGATTGACGTGGATGAGCTCCTGGACATGGAGACCGATGATACCCGGGCTGCCAGGGTCAAG GAGCTGCTGGTTGACTGTTACAAACCCACTGAG GCCTTCATCTCTGGCCTGCTGGACAAGATCCGGGGCATGCAGAAGCTGAGCACACCCCAGAAGAAATAA
- the Fkbp2 gene encoding peptidyl-prolyl cis-trans isomerase FKBP2 isoform X1 — protein sequence MRLSWILTVLSVCLSALAIATRAEGKRKLQIGVKKRVDHCPIKSRKGDVLHMHYTGKLEDGTEFDSSLPQNQPFVFSLGTGQVIKGWDQGLLGMCEGEKRKLVIPSELGYGERGAPPKIPGGATLVFEVELLKIERRSEL from the exons ATGAGGCTGAGCTGGATCCTGACAGTACTGTCCGTCTGCCTGAGTGCCCTGGCCATCGCCACGAGGGCCGAGGGCAAACGGAAGCTTCAGATCGGGGTCAAGAAGCGGGTGGACCACTGTCCCATCAAATCGCGCAAGGGAGACGTCTTGCACATGCACTACACG GGAAAGCTGGAAGATGGGACGGAGTTTGACAGCAGCCTGCCCCAGAACCAGCCCTTTGTCTTCTCCCTTGGCACAGGCCAGGTCATCAAGGGCTGGGACCAGGGGCTGCTGGG GATGTGTGAGGGGGAAAAGCGGAAGCTAGTGATCCCATCTGAGCTGG GGTATGGAGAACGGGGAGCTCCCCCAAAGATCCCAG GTGGCGCAACCCTGGTGTTCGAGGTGGAACTGCTCAAGATTGAACGACGTTCAGAACTGTAG
- the Fkbp2 gene encoding peptidyl-prolyl cis-trans isomerase FKBP2 isoform X2 — protein sequence MARGVHAGAVSVVAEPGDAVGRELPRERDMRLSWILTVLSVCLSALAIATRAEGKRKLQIGVKKRVDHCPIKSRKGDVLHMHYTGKLEDGTEFDSSLPQNQPFVFSLGTGQVIKGWDQGLLGMCEGEKRKLVIPSELGYGERGAPPKIPGGATLVFEVELLKIERRSEL from the exons ATGGCCCGGGGCGTCCACGCGGGGGCGGTCTCCGTGGTGGCCGAGCCTGGGGACGCGGTAGGCCGAGAACTCCCCCGGGAGAG AGACATGAGGCTGAGCTGGATCCTGACAGTACTGTCCGTCTGCCTGAGTGCCCTGGCCATCGCCACGAGGGCCGAGGGCAAACGGAAGCTTCAGATCGGGGTCAAGAAGCGGGTGGACCACTGTCCCATCAAATCGCGCAAGGGAGACGTCTTGCACATGCACTACACG GGAAAGCTGGAAGATGGGACGGAGTTTGACAGCAGCCTGCCCCAGAACCAGCCCTTTGTCTTCTCCCTTGGCACAGGCCAGGTCATCAAGGGCTGGGACCAGGGGCTGCTGGG GATGTGTGAGGGGGAAAAGCGGAAGCTAGTGATCCCATCTGAGCTGG GGTATGGAGAACGGGGAGCTCCCCCAAAGATCCCAG GTGGCGCAACCCTGGTGTTCGAGGTGGAACTGCTCAAGATTGAACGACGTTCAGAACTGTAG
- the Vegfb gene encoding vascular endothelial growth factor B isoform X2 has product MRPLLRRLLFAVLLQLAPAQAPVSQPDVPGHQKKVVSWIDVYARATCQPREVVVPLTVELMGTVAKQLVPSCVTVQRCGGCCPDDGLECVPTGQHQVRMQILMIRYPSSQLGEMSLEEHSQCECRPKKKESAVKPDSPRTPCPRCTQRRQRPDPRTCHCRCRRRSFLRCQGRGLELNPHTCRCRKLRR; this is encoded by the exons ATGCGCCCCCTGCTCCGCCGCCTGCTGTTCGCCGtgctcctgcagctggccccaGCCCAG GCTCCTGTCTCCCAGCCTGATGTCCCTGGCCACCAGAAGAAAG TGGTGTCATGGATAGACGTGTATGCTCGTGCCACCTGCCAGCCTCGGGAGGTGGTAGTGCCCCTGACTGTGGAGCTCATGGGTACTGTGGCCAAACAACTGGTGCCTAGCTGTGTGACTGTGCAGCGCTGCGGTGGCTGCTGCCCTGACGATGGCCTGGAGTGCGTGCCCACCGGGCAGCACCAAGTCCGAATGCAG ATCCTCATGATCCGGTATCCAAGCAGTCAGCTGGGGGAGATGTCCCTGGAAGAACACAGCCAATGTGAATGCAG accaaaaaaaaaggagagtgcTGTGAAGCCAGACAG CCCCAGGACCCCCTGCCCACGCTGCACCCAGCGCCGCCAGCGCCCTGACCCACGGACCTGCCACTGCCGCTGCCGACGCCGCAGCTTCCTCCGTTGCCAAGGGCGGGGCTTAGAGCTCAACCCACACACCTGCAG GTGCCGGAAGCTGCGAAGGTGA
- the Vegfb gene encoding vascular endothelial growth factor B isoform X1: MRPLLRRLLFAVLLQLAPAQAPVSQPDVPGHQKKVVSWIDVYARATCQPREVVVPLTVELMGTVAKQLVPSCVTVQRCGGCCPDDGLECVPTGQHQVRMQILMIRYPSSQLGEMSLEEHSQCECRPKKKESAVKPDRAATPHHRPQPRSLQGWDSAPGAPSPADITHPTPAPGPPAHAAPSAASALTHGPATAAADAAASSVAKGGA, encoded by the exons ATGCGCCCCCTGCTCCGCCGCCTGCTGTTCGCCGtgctcctgcagctggccccaGCCCAG GCTCCTGTCTCCCAGCCTGATGTCCCTGGCCACCAGAAGAAAG TGGTGTCATGGATAGACGTGTATGCTCGTGCCACCTGCCAGCCTCGGGAGGTGGTAGTGCCCCTGACTGTGGAGCTCATGGGTACTGTGGCCAAACAACTGGTGCCTAGCTGTGTGACTGTGCAGCGCTGCGGTGGCTGCTGCCCTGACGATGGCCTGGAGTGCGTGCCCACCGGGCAGCACCAAGTCCGAATGCAG ATCCTCATGATCCGGTATCCAAGCAGTCAGCTGGGGGAGATGTCCCTGGAAGAACACAGCCAATGTGAATGCAG accaaaaaaaaaggagagtgcTGTGAAGCCAGACAG GGCTGCCACTCCCCACCACCGTCCCCAGCCCCGCTCTCTTCAGGGCTGGGACTCTGCTCCTGGAGCACCCTCCCCAGCTGACATCACCCATCCCACTCCAGCCCCAGGACCCCCTGCCCACGCTGCACCCAGCGCCGCCAGCGCCCTGACCCACGGACCTGCCACTGCCGCTGCCGACGCCGCAGCTTCCTCCGTTGCCAAGGGCGGGGCTTAG